One window of the Saccopteryx bilineata isolate mSacBil1 chromosome 2, mSacBil1_pri_phased_curated, whole genome shotgun sequence genome contains the following:
- the TAS2R3 gene encoding taste receptor type 2 member 3, which translates to MSELTRAAILFLSVTQFILGLLGNAFIGWVNGSRWFKSKKISVSDFVITSLALSRITLLWILLVDCLVRGYLRSIYASDIAIQLIDTLWTFTNSLSIWLATCLSVFYCLKIASFSHHVFLWLKWRVHRVVVWLLLSALVLSCGSVLSLMREFKAYYVLRGLSAENMTEHFRKQEVAYELVHVLGLLWDLPPLIVSLASYVLLILSLGRHTRRMQQHGASSSDPSTEAHKKAIKMILSFLFLFLIYFLSFLIASSSYFIPGTELTKMVMVAVTMFYPAGHSFVLILGNNKLKQTFVELLWCEPARLTPVSRRRLSP; encoded by the coding sequence ATGTCGGAACTCACCAGGGCTGCaatcctgtttctctctgtcactcaGTTCATTCTGGGACTGCTGGGGAATGCTTTCATTGGGTGGGTCAATGGCAGCCGCTGGTTCAAGAGCAAGAAAATCTCTGTGTCAGACTTTGTCATCACTAGCCTGGCTCTCTCCAGGATCACTCTGTTGTGGATTCTCTTGGTTGATTGTTTAGTAAGGGGGTACCTTCGTTCAATATATGCAAGTGATATAGCAATCCAACTTATTGATACTCTCTGGACATTCACAAACAGTCTGAGCATCTGGCTGGCCACCTGTCTCAGCGTCTTCTACTGTCTGAAAATCGCCAGTTTCTCCCATCACGTGTTCCTCTGGCTCAAGTGGAGAGTCCACAGGGTGGTCGTGTGGTTGCTGCTGAGTGCACTGGTCTTGTCGTGCGGCAGTGTCCTGTCTCTGATGCGTGAGTTTAAGGCCTATTATGTCCTGCGCGGACTCAGCGCAGAGAACATGACGGAGCACTTTAGAAAGCAGGAGGTTGCGTATGAGCTGGTCCACGTTCTCGGGCTGCTGTGGGACCTCCCTCCCCTGATCGTGTCCCTGGCCTCCTACGTCCTGCTCATCCTCTCCCTGGGGAGGCACACGCGGCGGATGCAGCAGCATGGAGCCAGCTCCAGCGACCCCAGCACCGAGGCCCACAAGAAGGCCATCAAGATgatcctctcctttctcttcctcttcctcatttACTTCCTCTCCTTTTTAATTGCCTCATCCAGTTATTTCATACCAGGAACCGAGTTGACCAAGATGGTCATGGTGGCAGTGACAATGTTTTACCCTGCCGGCCACTCCTTTGTCCTCATTCTGGGCAACAACAAGCTGAAGCAGACCTTCGTGGAGCTGCTCTGGTGCGAGCCTGCCCGTCTGACGCCTGTGTCCAGGCGACGTCTTTCCCCATAG